The following proteins are co-located in the Silene latifolia isolate original U9 population chromosome 1, ASM4854445v1, whole genome shotgun sequence genome:
- the LOC141643908 gene encoding uncharacterized protein LOC141643908 has protein sequence MPTDTPESNTIVNNPLQVTNNDANATKIVTNLFDGTGFNGWKRGMEIALSAKNKLGFVDGSIAKPALSTANYNFTAQVAWEELENRFGQTNGARLYGIQKKLVDYSQGNDSISTYFTKMKLIWDEIDAMGLNLACSCTCSCGAAAKREKFQQDQRVGNNLTSESLPSLAAVYNSLLQEERQREIQHELQTQVDSATFYAKNFQNKGPHTSYNKQSQQSPNLYGKQPQQQFYNKPHSTPVNNQQQPKGDDELLVKFCKYCKNPGHTIRYCKKLEFNTRKKFANAAQTDGASGYYGTNNGSGQQGFSPQQVAGSSSGSGSTFGDVTHVMMQQLKTMMHNTQATAHPSPPPDFNPAANFAGNSSYSTLSSCHETWIVDSGASDHMCANINLFSFIKAMSHPFSISLPTGQTTFINSMGTVPINSDLILHDVLYVPTFQFNLLSILKLSQQLNTAISFSPTSCFVQGSSMKMPLALGNMHKGLYLLHRNPAQSTVPKSSILNNAMSHAAICNSADVWHSRLGHLPLYKLQKYEFCKFSEHNKSQILSCITCAKARQHRFSFPDSHIQTHNAFQLIHVDLWGPYPIQTYNGHKYFLTIVDDYTRTTWVYLLSCKSSAFDYIKNFIAFVKTQFNKTVQILRSDNALELGSSNLTKDFLTSHGLIYQTSCFHTPQKMGWLRGNTNTYLKLPEP, from the exons ATGCCGACTGATACGCCAGAATCAAACACGATCGTCAACAATCCGCTGCAAGTCACTAATAATGACGCCAATGCGACGAAAATCGTCACGAATTTGTTCGATGGCACTGGTTTCAATGGCTGGAAGCGAGGAATGGAGATCGCTCTGTCCGCGAAGAACAAATTAGGTTTTGTCGACGGTTCGATTGCCAAACCTGCGCTTTCAACTGCTAATTACAATTT CACTGCTCAGGTTGCTTGGGAAGAATTAGAAAATAGATTCGGTCAAACTAATGGAGCACGGTTATACGGGATACAGAAGAAATTAGTTGACTACAGTCAAGGAAATGACAGTATTTCGACGTATTTCACAAAGATGAAGCTGATTTGGGATGAAATTGATGCTATGGGGCTCAATCTTGCCTGCTCTTGCACTTGTTCCTGTGGTGCTGCTGCGAAGCGTGAGAAATTTCAACAAGATCAGCGTGTT GGGAACAATCTTACTTCAGAATCTCTACCTTCTCTTGCTGCAGTTTACAACAGTCTATTGCAGGAGGAAAGGCAGCGAGAAATTCAGCATGAACTTCAGACTCAAGTCGATTCTGCAACATTCTATGCCAAGAATTTTCAAAACAAAGGGCCACATACTTCTTACAACAAGCAGTCTCAACAATCTCCCAATCTCTACGGTAAACAACCTCAGCAACAATTTTACAACAAGCCACATTCTACTCCTGTGAACAATCAACAGCAACCTAAAGGTGATGATGAGCTTCTGGTGAAGTTTTGTAAGTACTGCAAAAATCCTGGACACACTATACGTTACTGCAAAAAGCTGGAATTCAATACCAGGAAGAAGTTTGCGAATGCTGCTCAGACTGATGGTGCTTCAGGATATTATGGTACCAACAATGGTTCTGGTCAGCAGGGGTTTTCTCCTCAGCAGGTTGCTGGCTCTAGTTCTGGTTCAGGTTCTACTTTTGGAGATGTTACACATGTGATGATGCAGCAGCTCAAAACCATGATGCATAATACACAGGCTACTGCAcatccttctcctcctcctgATTTCAATCCTGCAGCTAATTTTGCTGGTAATTCCTCCTACTCTACTCTTTCTTCTTGTCATGAAACTTGGATTGTGGATAGTGGTGCAAGTGATCATATGTGTGCTAATATCAACCTTTTTTCTTTTATCAAAGCTATGTCTCACCCTTTTTCCATTTCACTGCCTACTGGTCAAACTACCTTTATCAATTCCATGGGTACTGTTCCCATAAACTCTGACTTAATCCTTCACGATGTTCTATATGTGCCTACCTTTCAGTTTAACCTTCTTTCCATATTAAAACTATCTCAACAATTGAATACTGCTATTAGTTTTTCACCTACATCTTGCTTTGTGCAGGGCTCTTCTATGAAGATGCCTCTGGCCCTTGGTAATATGCACAAGGGTTTATATCTTCTCCATCGGAATCCTGCACAATCTACTGTACCTAAGTCTAGTATTTTAAATAATGCAATGTCACATGCTGCTATATGTAATTCTGCTGATGTTTGGCATTCTAGACTAGGTCACTTACCTTTGTACAAGCTACAGAAATATGAGTTTTGTAAGTTTTCTGAACATAATAAAAGTCAAATTCTGTCTTGTATCACCTGTGCTAAGGCAAGACAACATCGTTTTTCCTTTCCTGACAGTCATATTCAAACTCACAATGCATTCCAATTAATTCATGTAGACCTATGGGGACCTTATCCTATTCAAACCTACAATGGGCACAAATACTTCCTTACCATTGTAGATGACTACACCAGAACCACATGGGTTTACTTGTTATCTTGTAAAAGTAGTGCTTTTGATTACATTAAAAACTTTATAGCCTTTGTCAAAACTCAATTCAATAAAACTGTTCAAATCTTGAGATCAGATAATGCCCTTGAACTAGGCTCAAGTAACCTTACTAAAGATTTTCTTACTTCTCATGGACTCATTTATCAAACCTCATGCTTTCATACACCACAAAAAATGGGGTGGTTGAGAGGAAACACAAACACTTACTTGAAACTGCCAGAGCCTTGA